A genomic window from Motacilla alba alba isolate MOTALB_02 chromosome 6, Motacilla_alba_V1.0_pri, whole genome shotgun sequence includes:
- the AFAP1L2 gene encoding actin filament-associated protein 1-like 2 isoform X3, giving the protein MEKYKALEQLLTELEDFLRILDKENLSSTAVVKKSFLSDLLKVYTKSSGGDEEYIYMNKVTVHKQQGDQEKQDKVLDQKNSLTNGDSGLHLLPPQKSLPDLPPPKLLETKQPPVPKIESPEGYYEEAEPYDISVNDGEAVSSSYESYDEEESSKGKSATHQWPSPEATIELMKDARICAFLWRKKWLGQWAKQLCVIKDTRLLCYKSSKDHNPQLDVNLLGCTVIHKEKQVRKKEHKLKIIPTNADVIVLGLQSKDQAEQWLRVIQETSGLLCEGGSEGNQYIPDSQRLSYPKVEVSERYSAASESGSSTDGHTETAETKDVKKKGTTGLKLSNLMNLGRKKSSSLDSPERSLETSSYLNVLVNSQWKSRWCQIKDGHLHFYQDRNRSKLAQQPLSLAGCEIIPEPSPDHLYSFRILHNGEERVVLEAKSSEEMGHWLGLLLSESGSKTDPEEFTYDYVDADRVSCIVSAAKNSFFLMQRKYSEPNAYIDNLPKGRVQQDELYDDVDLPDLPVEEVPKSESKLEGDQDRVYLDLTPVKSLLHCAGKMSCQSSPLSSPSLERAANKAAPESTAETAPRAKEAEPCAKAAETSEQKHPEKPEPEEALPRVPAVKIQSQQQNSEAPEVPAGPVPAGSPQLVPAHRPKMPLPAAAVETKLGKNRTEAEVKRFTEEKERLEKEKEEIRAQLTQLRKERRELKEMLGGSTDKSLEQRLKEIDEECKRKESQRVDLELSLVEVKENLKKAESGPVTLGTAVDTTHLENTAPRVQAKSASPANSAENSPVNSATALKNRPLSVMVTGKGTVLQKAKEWEKKGAS; this is encoded by the exons GTGGTGATGAGGAGTATATTTATATGAACAAAGTGACAGTCCATAAACAGCAGGGTGACCAAGAGAAACAAGACAAAG TGCTGGATCAGAAGAACTCCCTGACCAATGGAGACTCAGGACTGCATTTGTTACCTCCTCAGAAGAGCCTGCCAGACCTCCCCCCTCCAAAG CTTCTCGAAACAAAACAACCACCAGTCCCCAAGATTGAATCCCCAGAGGGATATTACGAAGAGGCTGAGCCCTATGACATCTCTGTAAATG ATGGTGAAGCTGTTAGTAGTTCCTACGAGTCTTACGATGAGGAAGAGAGCAGCAAAGGCAAGTCAGCAACCCATCAGTGGCCATCCCCAGAGGCCACCATTGAGCTGATGAAGGATGCCCGCATCTGTGCCTTCCTGTGGAGAAAGAAGTGGCTGGGACAGTGGGCAAAACAGCTGTGTGTTATCAAGGACACCAGGTTGCTG TGCTACAAGAGCTCCAAGGACCACAACCCCCAGCTCGATGTGAATTTGCTGGGCTGCACAGTCATTCACAAGGAAAAGCAAGTGAGGAAGAAGGAGCACAAGCTGAAGATCATCCCCACCAACGCTGATGTCAtcgtgctggggctgcagagcaaagaccaggcagagcagtggctCAGG GTAATCCAAGAGACCAGTGGTCTGCTCTGTGAAGGAGGCAGTGAAGGCAACCAGTACATCCCAGACTCGCAGCGTCTCAGCTACCCAAAG GTGGAGGTGTCCGAGAGATACTCTGCAGCCTCCGAGAGCGGGAGCAGCACCGACGGCCACACGGAGACAGCTGAGACAAAAGATG TTAAGAAGAAGGGCACAACTGGCCTGAAACTGAGCAACCTGATGAACCTCGGGAGGAAGAAGTCCAGCTCCCTGGATAGCCCAGAGAGATCCCTGGAGACTTCAA GTTACCTGAATGTGCTGGTGAACAGCCAGTGGAAGTCACGGTGGTGTCAGATAAAAGATGGGCACCTCCATTTCTACCAGGACAGGAACAGAAGCAAActggctcagcagcccctgagTTTGGCAGGCTGTGAGATCATCCCAGAGCCGAGCCCTGACCATCTTTACTCCTTCCGCATCCTGCACAACGGGGAAGAACGGGTTGTTTTGGAG GCAAAGTCCTCAGAGGAGATGGGCCACTGGCTGGGCCTCCTCTTGTCGGAGTCAGGCTCGAAAACAGACCCAGAGGAATTTACCTACGATTACGTGGATGCTGACAGGGTTTCCTGCATCGTGAGCGCTGCGAAGAATTCCTTCTT CCTGATGCAGAGGAAATACTCCGAGCCCAATGCCTACATTGACAACCTGCCCAAGGGCAGGGTGCAGCAGGACGAGCTCTATGATGATGTGGATCTGCCAGACCTGCCTGTG GAAGAAGTACCCAAGAGTGAGAGCAAATTAGAGGGGGACCAAGACAGAGTGTATCTGGATCTCACCCCAGTGAAGTCCTTACTACACTGTGCGGGCAAGATGTCATGCCAGTCTTCCCCGCTCAGCTCACCCTCTCTGGAAAGGGCTGCCAACAAGGCTGCCCCAGAGAGCACAGCTGAGACAGCCCCCAGAGCTAAGGAAGCTGAGCCCTGCGCTAAGGCAGCAGAGACCTCGGAGCAG AAACACCCAGAGAAGCCAGAGCCCGAGGAGGCCCTGCCACGGGTGCCTGCTGTCAAAatccagagccagcagcagaacagcGAGGCACCCGAGGTGCCAGCGGGCCCAGTTCCAGCGGGCAGTCCCCAGCTGGTGCCCGCACACCGGCCCAAGATGCCGCTGCCAG cagcagcagtggaaacCAAGCTGGGCAAGAACAGGACAGAGGCAGAGGTGAAACGGTTCACGGAGGAGAAGGAACgtctggagaaggagaaggaggaaatcCGAGCTCAGCTCACCCAGCTGCGCAAGGAGAGGCGGGAGCTGAAGGAAATGCTTGGTGGCAGCACAG AcaagagcctggagcagaggctgaaggAGATAGATGAAGAatgcaaaaggaaggaaagccAGAGGGTGGACCTGGAGCTGAGCCTGGTGGAGGTGAAGGAGAACCTGAAGAAGGCAGAGTCTGGCCCAGTGACACTGGGCACGGCAGTGGACACCACACACCTGGAGAACACAGCCCCACGG GTTCAGGCCAAAAGTGCCAGCCCAGCAAACAGCGCAGAGAACTCACCCGTAAATTCAGCAACGGCTTTAAAAAACCGGCCCTTATCTGTCATGGTCACGGGGAAGGGAACAGTCCTACAGAAAGCTAAG gaatgggagaaaaagggaGCTAGTTAG
- the AFAP1L2 gene encoding actin filament-associated protein 1-like 2 isoform X2 — translation MEKYKALEQLLTELEDFLRILDKENLSSTAVVKKSFLSDLLKVYTKSSGGDEEYIYMNKVTVHKQQGDQEKQDKVLDQKNSLTNGDSGLHLLPPQKSLPDLPPPKLLETKQPPVPKIESPEGYYEEAEPYDISVNEDGEAVSSSYESYDEEESSKGKSATHQWPSPEATIELMKDARICAFLWRKKWLGQWAKQLCVIKDTRLLCYKSSKDHNPQLDVNLLGCTVIHKEKQVRKKEHKLKIIPTNADVIVLGLQSKDQAEQWLRVIQETSGLLCEGGSEGNQYIPDSQRLSYPKVEVSERYSAASESGSSTDGHTETAETKDVKKKGTTGLKLSNLMNLGRKKSSSLDSPERSLETSSYLNVLVNSQWKSRWCQIKDGHLHFYQDRNRSKLAQQPLSLAGCEIIPEPSPDHLYSFRILHNGEERVVLEAKSSEEMGHWLGLLLSESGSKTDPEEFTYDYVDADRVSCIVSAAKNSFFLMQRKYSEPNAYIDNLPKGRVQQDELYDDVDLPDLPVEEVPKSESKLEGDQDRVYLDLTPVKSLLHCAGKMSCQSSPLSSPSLERAANKAAPESTAETAPRAKEAEPCAKAAETSEQKHPEKPEPEEALPRVPAVKIQSQQQNSEAPEVPAGPVPAGSPQLVPAHRPKMPLPAAAVETKLGKNRTEAEVKRFTEEKERLEKEKEEIRAQLTQLRKERRELKEMLGGSTDKSLEQRLKEIDEECKRKESQRVDLELSLVEVKENLKKAESGPVTLGTAVDTTHLENTAPRVQAKSASPANSAENSPVNSATALKNRPLSVMVTGKGTVLQKAKEWEKKGAS, via the exons GTGGTGATGAGGAGTATATTTATATGAACAAAGTGACAGTCCATAAACAGCAGGGTGACCAAGAGAAACAAGACAAAG TGCTGGATCAGAAGAACTCCCTGACCAATGGAGACTCAGGACTGCATTTGTTACCTCCTCAGAAGAGCCTGCCAGACCTCCCCCCTCCAAAG CTTCTCGAAACAAAACAACCACCAGTCCCCAAGATTGAATCCCCAGAGGGATATTACGAAGAGGCTGAGCCCTATGACATCTCTGTAAATG AAGATGGTGAAGCTGTTAGTAGTTCCTACGAGTCTTACGATGAGGAAGAGAGCAGCAAAGGCAAGTCAGCAACCCATCAGTGGCCATCCCCAGAGGCCACCATTGAGCTGATGAAGGATGCCCGCATCTGTGCCTTCCTGTGGAGAAAGAAGTGGCTGGGACAGTGGGCAAAACAGCTGTGTGTTATCAAGGACACCAGGTTGCTG TGCTACAAGAGCTCCAAGGACCACAACCCCCAGCTCGATGTGAATTTGCTGGGCTGCACAGTCATTCACAAGGAAAAGCAAGTGAGGAAGAAGGAGCACAAGCTGAAGATCATCCCCACCAACGCTGATGTCAtcgtgctggggctgcagagcaaagaccaggcagagcagtggctCAGG GTAATCCAAGAGACCAGTGGTCTGCTCTGTGAAGGAGGCAGTGAAGGCAACCAGTACATCCCAGACTCGCAGCGTCTCAGCTACCCAAAG GTGGAGGTGTCCGAGAGATACTCTGCAGCCTCCGAGAGCGGGAGCAGCACCGACGGCCACACGGAGACAGCTGAGACAAAAGATG TTAAGAAGAAGGGCACAACTGGCCTGAAACTGAGCAACCTGATGAACCTCGGGAGGAAGAAGTCCAGCTCCCTGGATAGCCCAGAGAGATCCCTGGAGACTTCAA GTTACCTGAATGTGCTGGTGAACAGCCAGTGGAAGTCACGGTGGTGTCAGATAAAAGATGGGCACCTCCATTTCTACCAGGACAGGAACAGAAGCAAActggctcagcagcccctgagTTTGGCAGGCTGTGAGATCATCCCAGAGCCGAGCCCTGACCATCTTTACTCCTTCCGCATCCTGCACAACGGGGAAGAACGGGTTGTTTTGGAG GCAAAGTCCTCAGAGGAGATGGGCCACTGGCTGGGCCTCCTCTTGTCGGAGTCAGGCTCGAAAACAGACCCAGAGGAATTTACCTACGATTACGTGGATGCTGACAGGGTTTCCTGCATCGTGAGCGCTGCGAAGAATTCCTTCTT CCTGATGCAGAGGAAATACTCCGAGCCCAATGCCTACATTGACAACCTGCCCAAGGGCAGGGTGCAGCAGGACGAGCTCTATGATGATGTGGATCTGCCAGACCTGCCTGTG GAAGAAGTACCCAAGAGTGAGAGCAAATTAGAGGGGGACCAAGACAGAGTGTATCTGGATCTCACCCCAGTGAAGTCCTTACTACACTGTGCGGGCAAGATGTCATGCCAGTCTTCCCCGCTCAGCTCACCCTCTCTGGAAAGGGCTGCCAACAAGGCTGCCCCAGAGAGCACAGCTGAGACAGCCCCCAGAGCTAAGGAAGCTGAGCCCTGCGCTAAGGCAGCAGAGACCTCGGAGCAG AAACACCCAGAGAAGCCAGAGCCCGAGGAGGCCCTGCCACGGGTGCCTGCTGTCAAAatccagagccagcagcagaacagcGAGGCACCCGAGGTGCCAGCGGGCCCAGTTCCAGCGGGCAGTCCCCAGCTGGTGCCCGCACACCGGCCCAAGATGCCGCTGCCAG cagcagcagtggaaacCAAGCTGGGCAAGAACAGGACAGAGGCAGAGGTGAAACGGTTCACGGAGGAGAAGGAACgtctggagaaggagaaggaggaaatcCGAGCTCAGCTCACCCAGCTGCGCAAGGAGAGGCGGGAGCTGAAGGAAATGCTTGGTGGCAGCACAG AcaagagcctggagcagaggctgaaggAGATAGATGAAGAatgcaaaaggaaggaaagccAGAGGGTGGACCTGGAGCTGAGCCTGGTGGAGGTGAAGGAGAACCTGAAGAAGGCAGAGTCTGGCCCAGTGACACTGGGCACGGCAGTGGACACCACACACCTGGAGAACACAGCCCCACGG GTTCAGGCCAAAAGTGCCAGCCCAGCAAACAGCGCAGAGAACTCACCCGTAAATTCAGCAACGGCTTTAAAAAACCGGCCCTTATCTGTCATGGTCACGGGGAAGGGAACAGTCCTACAGAAAGCTAAG gaatgggagaaaaagggaGCTAGTTAG
- the AFAP1L2 gene encoding actin filament-associated protein 1-like 2 isoform X1 has translation MEKYKALEQLLTELEDFLRILDKENLSSTAVVKKSFLSDLLKVYTKSSGGDEEYIYMNKVTVHKQQGDQEKQDKVLDQKNSLTNGDSGLHLLPPQKSLPDLPPPKLLETKQPPVPKIESPEGYYEEAEPYDISVNGLFGRLAAAGPRPGLQVTEGVIYATITMDGEAVSSSYESYDEEESSKGKSATHQWPSPEATIELMKDARICAFLWRKKWLGQWAKQLCVIKDTRLLCYKSSKDHNPQLDVNLLGCTVIHKEKQVRKKEHKLKIIPTNADVIVLGLQSKDQAEQWLRVIQETSGLLCEGGSEGNQYIPDSQRLSYPKVEVSERYSAASESGSSTDGHTETAETKDVKKKGTTGLKLSNLMNLGRKKSSSLDSPERSLETSSYLNVLVNSQWKSRWCQIKDGHLHFYQDRNRSKLAQQPLSLAGCEIIPEPSPDHLYSFRILHNGEERVVLEAKSSEEMGHWLGLLLSESGSKTDPEEFTYDYVDADRVSCIVSAAKNSFFLMQRKYSEPNAYIDNLPKGRVQQDELYDDVDLPDLPVEEVPKSESKLEGDQDRVYLDLTPVKSLLHCAGKMSCQSSPLSSPSLERAANKAAPESTAETAPRAKEAEPCAKAAETSEQKHPEKPEPEEALPRVPAVKIQSQQQNSEAPEVPAGPVPAGSPQLVPAHRPKMPLPAAAVETKLGKNRTEAEVKRFTEEKERLEKEKEEIRAQLTQLRKERRELKEMLGGSTDKSLEQRLKEIDEECKRKESQRVDLELSLVEVKENLKKAESGPVTLGTAVDTTHLENTAPRVQAKSASPANSAENSPVNSATALKNRPLSVMVTGKGTVLQKAKEWEKKGAS, from the exons GTGGTGATGAGGAGTATATTTATATGAACAAAGTGACAGTCCATAAACAGCAGGGTGACCAAGAGAAACAAGACAAAG TGCTGGATCAGAAGAACTCCCTGACCAATGGAGACTCAGGACTGCATTTGTTACCTCCTCAGAAGAGCCTGCCAGACCTCCCCCCTCCAAAG CTTCTCGAAACAAAACAACCACCAGTCCCCAAGATTGAATCCCCAGAGGGATATTACGAAGAGGCTGAGCCCTATGACATCTCTGTAAATG GTCTTTTTGGTAGGCTTGCTGCGGCTGGACCCAGGCCAGGGTTGCAGGTTACTGAGGGCGTTATTTATGCCACAATAACTATGG ATGGTGAAGCTGTTAGTAGTTCCTACGAGTCTTACGATGAGGAAGAGAGCAGCAAAGGCAAGTCAGCAACCCATCAGTGGCCATCCCCAGAGGCCACCATTGAGCTGATGAAGGATGCCCGCATCTGTGCCTTCCTGTGGAGAAAGAAGTGGCTGGGACAGTGGGCAAAACAGCTGTGTGTTATCAAGGACACCAGGTTGCTG TGCTACAAGAGCTCCAAGGACCACAACCCCCAGCTCGATGTGAATTTGCTGGGCTGCACAGTCATTCACAAGGAAAAGCAAGTGAGGAAGAAGGAGCACAAGCTGAAGATCATCCCCACCAACGCTGATGTCAtcgtgctggggctgcagagcaaagaccaggcagagcagtggctCAGG GTAATCCAAGAGACCAGTGGTCTGCTCTGTGAAGGAGGCAGTGAAGGCAACCAGTACATCCCAGACTCGCAGCGTCTCAGCTACCCAAAG GTGGAGGTGTCCGAGAGATACTCTGCAGCCTCCGAGAGCGGGAGCAGCACCGACGGCCACACGGAGACAGCTGAGACAAAAGATG TTAAGAAGAAGGGCACAACTGGCCTGAAACTGAGCAACCTGATGAACCTCGGGAGGAAGAAGTCCAGCTCCCTGGATAGCCCAGAGAGATCCCTGGAGACTTCAA GTTACCTGAATGTGCTGGTGAACAGCCAGTGGAAGTCACGGTGGTGTCAGATAAAAGATGGGCACCTCCATTTCTACCAGGACAGGAACAGAAGCAAActggctcagcagcccctgagTTTGGCAGGCTGTGAGATCATCCCAGAGCCGAGCCCTGACCATCTTTACTCCTTCCGCATCCTGCACAACGGGGAAGAACGGGTTGTTTTGGAG GCAAAGTCCTCAGAGGAGATGGGCCACTGGCTGGGCCTCCTCTTGTCGGAGTCAGGCTCGAAAACAGACCCAGAGGAATTTACCTACGATTACGTGGATGCTGACAGGGTTTCCTGCATCGTGAGCGCTGCGAAGAATTCCTTCTT CCTGATGCAGAGGAAATACTCCGAGCCCAATGCCTACATTGACAACCTGCCCAAGGGCAGGGTGCAGCAGGACGAGCTCTATGATGATGTGGATCTGCCAGACCTGCCTGTG GAAGAAGTACCCAAGAGTGAGAGCAAATTAGAGGGGGACCAAGACAGAGTGTATCTGGATCTCACCCCAGTGAAGTCCTTACTACACTGTGCGGGCAAGATGTCATGCCAGTCTTCCCCGCTCAGCTCACCCTCTCTGGAAAGGGCTGCCAACAAGGCTGCCCCAGAGAGCACAGCTGAGACAGCCCCCAGAGCTAAGGAAGCTGAGCCCTGCGCTAAGGCAGCAGAGACCTCGGAGCAG AAACACCCAGAGAAGCCAGAGCCCGAGGAGGCCCTGCCACGGGTGCCTGCTGTCAAAatccagagccagcagcagaacagcGAGGCACCCGAGGTGCCAGCGGGCCCAGTTCCAGCGGGCAGTCCCCAGCTGGTGCCCGCACACCGGCCCAAGATGCCGCTGCCAG cagcagcagtggaaacCAAGCTGGGCAAGAACAGGACAGAGGCAGAGGTGAAACGGTTCACGGAGGAGAAGGAACgtctggagaaggagaaggaggaaatcCGAGCTCAGCTCACCCAGCTGCGCAAGGAGAGGCGGGAGCTGAAGGAAATGCTTGGTGGCAGCACAG AcaagagcctggagcagaggctgaaggAGATAGATGAAGAatgcaaaaggaaggaaagccAGAGGGTGGACCTGGAGCTGAGCCTGGTGGAGGTGAAGGAGAACCTGAAGAAGGCAGAGTCTGGCCCAGTGACACTGGGCACGGCAGTGGACACCACACACCTGGAGAACACAGCCCCACGG GTTCAGGCCAAAAGTGCCAGCCCAGCAAACAGCGCAGAGAACTCACCCGTAAATTCAGCAACGGCTTTAAAAAACCGGCCCTTATCTGTCATGGTCACGGGGAAGGGAACAGTCCTACAGAAAGCTAAG gaatgggagaaaaagggaGCTAGTTAG